The Ziziphus jujuba cultivar Dongzao chromosome 7, ASM3175591v1 genome includes a region encoding these proteins:
- the LOC125423658 gene encoding Golgi SNAP receptor complex member 1-2 isoform X1, whose translation MTDPNLELQESGWEELRREARKIEGDLDVKLSSYAKLGARFTQGGYVDTGSPSVGSSRSWKSMEMEIQSLLEKLLDINDSMSRCAASAAPATSVTQKLARHRDILHEFTQEFRRIKGNINSMKEHAELLSSVRDDISEYKQASGGMSPRMQLLRERASIHGSISHIDDVIGQAQATRAVLGSQRSLFGDVQGKVKLLSDKFPVIRGLLGSIRRRRSRDTLILSAVIAACTLFLIIYWLSK comes from the exons ATGACGGATCCGAATCTGGAGTTGCAGGAATCAGGTTGGGAGGAGCTGAGGAGGGAGGCAAGGAAGATCGAAGGCGATCTTGACGTCAAGCTCTCTTCATATGCCAAGCTCGGCGCTAGGTTCACCCAAGGAG GTTATGTGGATACTGGATCACCATCTGTTGGTTCCAGCAGGTCATGGAAATCCATGGAAATGGAAATCCAATCCTTGCTCGAGAAGCTGCTCGATATAAATGATTCAATGAGTCGATGTGCTGCATCTGCTGCACCAGCTACTTCAGTAACTCAGAAACTCGCTAGGCATAGAGACATATTACATGAGTTCACccag GAGTTTAGACGAATCAAGGGGAACATAAACTCAATGAAGGAACATGCAGAGCTTTTGAGTTCAGTCAGGGATGATATTAGCGAGTATAAG CAGGCATCTGGGGGCATGTCACCAAGAATGCAGTTACTGCGGGAGAGAGCTTCTATACATGGAAGTATATCTCAT ATAGATGATGTGATTGGTCAAGCTCAAGCGACAAGGGCAGTTTTGGGTTCTCAAAGGTCTTTATTTGGAGATGTTCAAGGGAAAGTGAAGCTTCTAAGTGACAAGTTCCCTGTTATTCGTGGCCTACTGG GTTCAATCAGAAGGCGAAGATCAAGAGACACTCTAATTCTGTCTGCAGTCATCGCTGCTTGTACCTTGTTTCTTATCATCTATTGGCTTTCAAAGTAA
- the LOC107423862 gene encoding axial regulator YABBY 1, translating into MSASSAAFSPDHHLSPSDQLCYVHCNFCDTVLAVSVPCTSLFKTVTVRCGHCSNLLSVNMRALLLPAAAANQLHFGHNLLNPQHLLEDIRSTTPSNILINNQPNQINEPLIPIRGGAEEIPKPPVVNRPPEKRQRVPSAYNRFIKDEIQRIKAGNPDISHREAFSAAAKNWAHFPHIHFGLMPDQPVKKTNICQQEGEPDMLLKDGYFTPANVGVSPY; encoded by the exons atgtccGCCTCATCCGCTGCCTTTTCACCGGACCACCACCTCTCTCCTTCCGACCAGCTCTGTTACGTCCATTGCAATTTTTGCGACACTGTCCTCGCG GTTAGCGTTCCTTGCACTAGTTTGTTCAAGACTGTCACAGTTCGATGCGGTCACTGCAGCAACCTTCTCTCTGTCAACATGCGCGCTCTGCTTCTTCCTGCTGCTGCTGCTAACCAGCTTCATTTTGGACACAATTTACTCAATCCTCAACATCTACtg GAGGATATCCGAAGCACCACTCCATCAAATATTCTGATCAACAATCAGCCTAACCAGATTAATGAGCCGCTTATCCCAATCCGTGGAGGAGCTGAAGAGATCCCTAAGCCTCCTGTTGTTAACAGAC CACCGGAGAAGAGACAGAGAGTCCCATCCGCTTACAATCGGTTCATTAA GGACGAGATACAGCGTATCAAAGCTGGAAATCCTGATATAAGCCACAGAGAGGCTTTTAGTGCTGCTGCAAAGAAT TGGGCCCATTTCCCTCACATCCATTTCGGACTTATGCCTGATCAACCCGTGAAGAAAACCAACATATGCCAGCAG GAAGGAGAGCCTGACATGCTTCTGAAAGATGGATATTTTACTCCTGCCAATGTGGGTGTCTCTCCCTACTAA
- the LOC125423918 gene encoding auxin-responsive protein SAUR36, which yields MRKIRGFKLGKRLFRVTRWIIRRTRNRSAYHRLGQPSSPSMSKPIAKLLTWGRRLTSGAKSLCSMKPGSGYVPVGHDLVENKAATVPKGHLAVYVGQKDGDFHRVLVPVIYFNHPLFSQLLREAEEEYGFQHQGGITIPCRISEFENVQTRIAAGSGSRKMSWKRHV from the coding sequence ATGAGAAAGATACGCGGTTTCAAGCTTGGAAAGCGCCTTTTCCGGGTCACCAGATGGATCATTCGCAGAACCCGGAACCGATCCGCATATCATCGCCTGGGTCAACCATCGTCGCCTAGCATGTCTAAGCCTATAGCTAAGCTCCTCACATGGGGTCGCCGGTTGACAAGCGGAGCCAAATCTTTATGTTCGATGAAGCCCGGGTCGGGTTACGTCCCTGTGGGCCACGACCTGGTTGAGAACAAGGCCGCAACGGTTCCTAAGGGGCACTTGGCGGTGTACGTTGGGCAAAAGGACGGCGACTTTCACAGGGTTTTGGTGCCAGTGATTTACTTCAACCATCCCCTGTTCAGTCAATTGCTGAGGGAAGCTGAGGAAGAGTACGGGTTTCAGCACCAGGGTGGCATAACCATTCCCTGCCGGATCTCCGAGTTTGAGAATGTCCAGACCAGGATCGCTGCAGGGTCCGGTAGCCGGAAAATGTCGTGGAAGCGCCATGTTTAA
- the LOC125423658 gene encoding Golgi SNAP receptor complex member 1-2 isoform X3, whose product MTDPNLELQESGWEELRREARKIEGDLDVKLSSYAKLGARFTQGGYVDTGSPSVGSSRSWKSMEMEIQSLLEKLLDINDSMSRCAASAAPATSVTQKLARHRDILHEFTQEFRRIKGNINSMKEHAELLSSVRDDISEYKQASGGMSPRMQLLRERASIHGSISHIDDVIGQAQATRAVLGSQRSLFGDVQGKVKLLSDKFPVIRGLLGNS is encoded by the exons ATGACGGATCCGAATCTGGAGTTGCAGGAATCAGGTTGGGAGGAGCTGAGGAGGGAGGCAAGGAAGATCGAAGGCGATCTTGACGTCAAGCTCTCTTCATATGCCAAGCTCGGCGCTAGGTTCACCCAAGGAG GTTATGTGGATACTGGATCACCATCTGTTGGTTCCAGCAGGTCATGGAAATCCATGGAAATGGAAATCCAATCCTTGCTCGAGAAGCTGCTCGATATAAATGATTCAATGAGTCGATGTGCTGCATCTGCTGCACCAGCTACTTCAGTAACTCAGAAACTCGCTAGGCATAGAGACATATTACATGAGTTCACccag GAGTTTAGACGAATCAAGGGGAACATAAACTCAATGAAGGAACATGCAGAGCTTTTGAGTTCAGTCAGGGATGATATTAGCGAGTATAAG CAGGCATCTGGGGGCATGTCACCAAGAATGCAGTTACTGCGGGAGAGAGCTTCTATACATGGAAGTATATCTCAT ATAGATGATGTGATTGGTCAAGCTCAAGCGACAAGGGCAGTTTTGGGTTCTCAAAGGTCTTTATTTGGAGATGTTCAAGGGAAAGTGAAGCTTCTAAGTGACAAGTTCCCTGTTATTCGTGGCCTACTGGGTAATTCATGA
- the LOC125423658 gene encoding Golgi SNAP receptor complex member 1-2 isoform X2 gives MTDPNLELQESGWEELRREARKIEGDLDVKLSSYAKLGARFTQGGYVDTGSPSVGSSRSWKSMEMEIQSLLEKLLDINDSMSRCAASAAPATSVTQKLARHRDILHEFTQEFRRIKGNINSMKEHAELLSSVRDDISEYKASGGMSPRMQLLRERASIHGSISHIDDVIGQAQATRAVLGSQRSLFGDVQGKVKLLSDKFPVIRGLLGSIRRRRSRDTLILSAVIAACTLFLIIYWLSK, from the exons ATGACGGATCCGAATCTGGAGTTGCAGGAATCAGGTTGGGAGGAGCTGAGGAGGGAGGCAAGGAAGATCGAAGGCGATCTTGACGTCAAGCTCTCTTCATATGCCAAGCTCGGCGCTAGGTTCACCCAAGGAG GTTATGTGGATACTGGATCACCATCTGTTGGTTCCAGCAGGTCATGGAAATCCATGGAAATGGAAATCCAATCCTTGCTCGAGAAGCTGCTCGATATAAATGATTCAATGAGTCGATGTGCTGCATCTGCTGCACCAGCTACTTCAGTAACTCAGAAACTCGCTAGGCATAGAGACATATTACATGAGTTCACccag GAGTTTAGACGAATCAAGGGGAACATAAACTCAATGAAGGAACATGCAGAGCTTTTGAGTTCAGTCAGGGATGATATTAGCGAGTATAAG GCATCTGGGGGCATGTCACCAAGAATGCAGTTACTGCGGGAGAGAGCTTCTATACATGGAAGTATATCTCAT ATAGATGATGTGATTGGTCAAGCTCAAGCGACAAGGGCAGTTTTGGGTTCTCAAAGGTCTTTATTTGGAGATGTTCAAGGGAAAGTGAAGCTTCTAAGTGACAAGTTCCCTGTTATTCGTGGCCTACTGG GTTCAATCAGAAGGCGAAGATCAAGAGACACTCTAATTCTGTCTGCAGTCATCGCTGCTTGTACCTTGTTTCTTATCATCTATTGGCTTTCAAAGTAA